The following are encoded together in the Tissierellales bacterium genome:
- a CDS encoding leucine-rich repeat domain-containing protein, with protein MFKLKSKKLITLISFSLALIICSCTSNVLSTSASEYIHEIEQKFDAEKADSINYFYGNFKMYEDPVYMTEFDENRKNTADNLANRIINSIKNNEYKTFSATESALENPSFLEKPYFDYLKNMFDNSTIELFATMHLNGYDEGESLSSEYSSYFYNRGFQHENESYNYLYTVEKDSTTHTFVISLVLDDSEGSDIIVLKALTDGYQKIASKNYDDWLKDAVVLCQQRKYIPAIMRVRMAMKLIHTGDFFKPKYGSMFSDLFDYLNSKARNTITVSTPEDEFEIVYIKPEYWKNEQNFGYAIYYKSKLNFFDSNSKNIENEAKSIHEKMISDNILDSVGHYSYVPLFSDEKPKEVYNQNKAVFFEFEENALPIDYSDSYVYFGQAFEHDDRASEMFTDIEFEKYICSLVNKTPVTITIADLESITSLDLSEVTHSIYSLKGISKLSNLEYLDTGYASTYSLDEIGQLHKLKYLKLRPAVNTDSLSDLKDLKNLETLDMNYSYIDDIDAIANFEKLKTLNIMTFRDIDTSAIASLKHLENLMIDGEKEKIKSLAPIKEQLKHLEIEGLKYDLIDFPNLETLRITRIKGKIDLDIISGSKLKSLTIEHCNDLAPIFLEDFSNIEYLVLSNCNLENIDFLENSKLLTYLDLSVNDLVDLDGIEHLENLEHLDVSVNDLTDVDALQELENLKYLDIPGNDLTTLDGLNSLENLEELNASNNNLTNIDAISPLKNLKVLNVRLNEKLKDSPLLKSLSERIEVEMP; from the coding sequence ATGTTTAAACTTAAATCAAAAAAACTTATTACGCTAATTTCATTCTCTTTAGCATTAATTATTTGTTCATGTACTTCAAATGTATTATCAACATCCGCGTCTGAATATATACATGAAATAGAACAAAAATTTGACGCTGAAAAAGCTGATTCTATTAATTATTTTTATGGAAATTTCAAAATGTACGAAGATCCAGTTTACATGACGGAATTTGATGAAAATAGGAAGAATACCGCAGACAATTTAGCAAATAGAATAATAAATTCTATAAAAAATAACGAATATAAGACCTTTTCAGCCACAGAATCAGCTCTAGAAAATCCTTCGTTCCTCGAAAAGCCTTATTTTGATTATCTAAAAAATATGTTTGATAATTCTACCATAGAATTATTTGCTACAATGCATCTAAACGGCTATGATGAAGGTGAGAGTCTTTCATCTGAATATAGTAGCTATTTCTATAACCGAGGTTTTCAGCATGAAAATGAATCTTACAATTATCTATACACTGTAGAGAAGGATAGTACAACTCATACATTTGTTATTTCATTAGTACTAGATGACTCTGAAGGCTCTGACATCATAGTTCTCAAAGCTCTAACTGATGGCTATCAGAAAATCGCCTCAAAGAATTATGATGATTGGCTAAAAGATGCTGTGGTGCTCTGTCAGCAAAGAAAATATATTCCAGCTATAATGCGTGTTAGAATGGCAATGAAACTGATTCATACTGGTGATTTTTTCAAACCTAAATACGGTTCTATGTTTTCAGATTTATTTGATTACCTAAATTCAAAAGCAAGGAATACTATCACTGTTTCGACTCCTGAAGATGAATTTGAAATAGTATATATAAAACCAGAATACTGGAAAAATGAACAAAACTTCGGCTATGCTATTTATTACAAGTCAAAGTTAAACTTTTTCGATTCGAATAGCAAAAATATCGAAAATGAAGCTAAATCAATCCATGAAAAAATGATATCTGATAATATTCTCGATTCAGTAGGACACTACTCTTATGTCCCACTCTTTTCAGATGAAAAACCAAAAGAAGTTTACAATCAAAATAAAGCCGTATTTTTCGAATTTGAAGAAAATGCTTTGCCTATAGATTATTCTGATTCATATGTTTATTTTGGTCAAGCTTTCGAACATGATGATAGAGCTTCAGAAATGTTTACAGATATTGAATTCGAAAAATATATATGCTCATTAGTTAATAAGACACCAGTTACTATTACTATAGCTGATCTTGAAAGTATAACTAGTTTAGATTTGAGCGAAGTTACTCACTCAATATATTCTTTAAAAGGCATATCAAAATTATCAAATCTCGAATATCTAGACACAGGCTACGCTTCAACATATTCCTTAGATGAAATCGGACAGCTCCACAAATTGAAATATTTGAAACTCCGTCCTGCTGTAAATACCGATTCACTATCTGATTTAAAAGATTTAAAAAACTTAGAAACTCTAGATATGAATTATAGCTATATAGATGACATCGATGCTATAGCTAATTTTGAAAAGTTAAAAACTCTCAATATCATGACTTTTAGAGATATAGATACCTCTGCTATTGCGAGTCTTAAGCATTTAGAAAACCTCATGATAGATGGTGAAAAAGAGAAAATAAAAAGCCTCGCACCAATCAAAGAACAACTTAAGCATTTAGAAATAGAAGGATTAAAATATGATTTGATAGACTTTCCTAATCTAGAAACTCTTCGAATAACTAGGATAAAAGGCAAGATAGACTTAGACATTATTAGCGGATCAAAACTCAAAAGTTTGACTATAGAACACTGTAATGATTTAGCCCCTATCTTTTTAGAAGATTTCTCAAATATAGAATATTTAGTATTGTCAAATTGCAATTTAGAAAATATTGACTTTCTAGAAAACTCTAAACTATTGACTTATTTAGATTTGAGTGTAAATGATTTGGTTGATTTAGATGGTATAGAACATTTGGAAAATCTTGAGCATTTAGATGTGTCTGTTAATGATTTAACTGATGTAGATGCTCTACAAGAACTTGAAAACCTAAAGTATTTGGATATCCCTGGGAACGATTTGACTACTTTAGATGGCTTAAATAGCCTTGAAAATCTAGAAGAGTTGAATGCTTCAAATAATAATCTTACTAATATAGATGCTATTTCACCGCTCAAAAATCTTAAAGTCTTGAATGTAAGACTTAATGAAAAGCTTAAAGATTCTCCTCTACTCAAATCTTTGAGTGAGCGCATTGAGGTTGAGATGCCGTAA
- a CDS encoding leucine-rich repeat domain-containing protein, translated as MNYKKTLAVLLSVAMLSGFTCSYSSQAISADSTQALSKNQKSTIDPRFEKLLENKETKNIHIPNCSGIEDFSVLSEFKSAENLMLNWGNVSSIENLDFLKDMKNLRSLSLTNMNIHELPDLSHLEKLNFLVITHNNISNLSPLSNISTLESLSISNNNISDISALSGLKNLKYLTIGENNIEDLSPLSNLASLEKLYIFDNKIQNIDSLSSLSNLNTLYLTNNNIESLDALSNLNKLSYLSIENCPLKNISGLSNLNKLSRLFLENIKTKFDLSPISTLKSLYCLKLNNTKNANFYALENLNFEMKLYFLGLENCNLKNVLFLKNFNTKDINLSNNNIKSLAGIENSTELSSLTAENNALNSLNGIQNFKKLNKLNLKSNNLVLYKNDLDILKTLSLFELNLSHNAIESENLNLMALKNSSSKLNTLDLSNNTINSITIPHLNKIKNLFLNDCQLKSLPKLETFTPKLSSLSINGANLKSLNPLNNINGLRNLSLEHVNIKNKPATDDLFLHSLRNLNLSSSNLSDLSFLNNFNDLVCLSINNTAVDFSSIPSNLLLAEFEADNTNLSDLNQIPIVNSVCSLSLKSNNLKSANFKNTNDKLEKLDLRNNKITSVEKLEHLTKLEHLILSHNKLKTVPDLTNLSQLKVILLNNNEIFDLSNLKSISPDTRLDLLNLSHNKIESISDLEYLNVGLVLLHKNSINNIDIVNNLNGIYKVHLDSCNSSFMSNKLTTNDRSLQQYLMDYQFKSYRKALASYIFKLDEIYKYYLE; from the coding sequence ATGAATTATAAAAAAACATTAGCTGTTTTACTTTCAGTAGCTATGCTTTCGGGGTTTACATGTAGCTATTCCTCTCAAGCTATATCAGCTGATAGCACTCAAGCTTTATCAAAAAATCAAAAATCAACTATAGACCCTAGGTTTGAAAAGCTTTTAGAAAATAAAGAGACTAAAAATATACATATACCTAACTGCAGTGGTATAGAAGACTTCTCAGTGCTTTCTGAATTTAAGTCTGCCGAAAACCTTATGCTAAATTGGGGAAATGTATCATCAATAGAGAACTTAGATTTTTTAAAAGATATGAAAAATCTAAGATCGCTATCTTTAACTAATATGAATATCCATGAATTACCTGATTTAAGTCACTTAGAAAAACTAAATTTTTTAGTCATTACCCACAATAATATTTCTAATCTATCTCCTCTATCTAATATTAGTACTTTAGAATCTCTTTCAATTTCAAATAACAATATTAGTGATATCTCAGCATTATCTGGTCTAAAAAATTTGAAATACTTAACTATCGGTGAAAACAACATTGAGGATTTATCTCCTCTATCTAACTTAGCTTCATTAGAAAAATTATATATCTTCGATAATAAAATACAAAATATAGATTCACTATCTTCTCTTTCAAATCTAAATACCTTATATTTGACTAACAATAACATCGAATCACTAGATGCTTTATCTAATTTGAATAAGCTATCATATTTATCTATCGAAAATTGTCCGCTAAAAAATATTTCTGGTTTATCTAATCTAAATAAGCTCTCTCGCTTATTTTTAGAAAATATTAAAACTAAGTTTGATTTGTCTCCTATCTCTACACTCAAATCTTTATATTGTTTAAAATTGAATAATACAAAAAATGCTAATTTCTATGCACTTGAAAATTTAAATTTTGAAATGAAATTATATTTTCTAGGATTAGAAAATTGTAATTTGAAAAATGTACTTTTTTTAAAGAATTTTAATACAAAAGATATAAATCTATCAAATAATAATATCAAATCACTTGCTGGTATTGAAAACTCGACTGAGCTATCTTCTTTGACTGCAGAAAATAATGCTTTAAACTCTCTCAATGGTATTCAAAATTTCAAAAAGTTAAATAAATTAAATTTGAAATCTAATAATTTAGTTTTATACAAAAATGATTTAGACATACTAAAGACGCTATCTCTATTCGAATTAAACCTAAGCCACAATGCAATAGAATCTGAAAACTTGAATCTTATGGCTCTAAAAAACAGTTCTTCTAAATTAAATACTCTTGATTTAAGCAACAATACTATAAATTCAATCACGATTCCACATTTAAATAAAATCAAAAATTTATTTCTTAACGATTGTCAGTTGAAATCACTGCCAAAGCTTGAAACATTTACACCCAAGCTAAGTTCATTGTCCATAAATGGCGCTAATTTAAAATCTTTAAATCCGCTAAATAACATCAATGGGCTAAGAAATCTTTCTTTAGAACACGTAAATATAAAAAACAAACCAGCAACAGATGATTTGTTTTTGCATTCTTTAAGAAATTTGAATTTAAGCTCCTCAAATCTGAGTGATTTATCGTTTCTAAATAATTTTAATGACTTAGTATGTCTGTCTATTAATAACACTGCTGTAGATTTTTCATCAATACCATCGAATCTATTATTGGCAGAATTCGAAGCAGATAATACAAACTTAAGTGATTTAAATCAAATCCCAATTGTAAATTCTGTTTGCTCCCTGTCTTTAAAATCAAATAATCTAAAATCCGCAAATTTTAAAAACACAAATGATAAACTTGAAAAATTAGATCTTAGAAATAACAAAATCACATCCGTTGAAAAGCTTGAACACTTAACTAAATTAGAACACCTTATTTTGAGTCATAACAAATTAAAAACCGTTCCTGATTTAACAAATTTAAGTCAATTAAAAGTAATTCTTTTGAATAATAATGAGATATTTGATCTATCTAATTTAAAATCTATATCCCCAGACACTAGATTAGATTTACTGAATTTATCTCACAATAAAATAGAATCCATAAGCGATTTAGAATATTTGAATGTAGGTCTTGTATTATTGCATAAAAATAGCATCAATAATATCGATATAGTAAACAATCTAAATGGCATTTATAAAGTCCATTTAGATAGCTGTAATTCCTCATTTATGTCAAATAAATTAACCACAAATGATCGATCACTACAACAGTATTTAATGGATTATCAATTTAAGTCATATAGAAAGGCTCTTGCTAGCTACATCTTTAAACTTGATGAAATATACAAGTATTATTTAGAATAA